The following coding sequences lie in one Arachis ipaensis cultivar K30076 chromosome B03, Araip1.1, whole genome shotgun sequence genomic window:
- the LOC107629291 gene encoding GDSL esterase/lipase At5g22810, with translation MGYSRSSIFRSFVVVVVVFVVLVVNVGNGQLVPALFIFGDSVVDVGNNNHRLTLVKANFPPYGRDFQNHYPTGRFCNGKLATDFIVEILGFTSYPPAYMDLKPRGKNLLNGTNFASAASGYLDATATLYNAVPLSHQLEYYKDCQNKLVETAGQSKAASIISDAIYIVTAGSSDFIQNFYINPLLNKVYTADKFSDLLLQRYSNFIQNLHALGARRIGVTTLPPMGCLPACITLFNPHSNECVSNFNNDAINFNAKLNATSQKLRQMLPGLNLVVLDIYQPLYDLVTKPQDYGFSEARKGCCGTGLVETAILCNKKSIGTCANATEYVFWDGLHPSEAANQVLANDLLAAGISLIS, from the exons ATGGGGTATTCAAGGAGTTCTATATTTCGTTCCTTTGTTGTTGTAGttgttgtttttgttgttttGGTGGTGAATGTGGGGAATGGACAACTAGTTCCTGCATTGTTCATATTTGGGGACTCAGTTGTTGATGTTGGCAACAATAACCACCGATTAACTCTTGTTAAAGCAAACTTCCCTCCTTATGGAAGAGACTTCCAAAATCACTATCCAACGGGAAGGTTCTGCAATGGAAAGCTGGCCACAGATTTCATTG TTGAGATTCTTGGATTTACCTCTTATCCACCAGCTTACATGGACTTAAAGCCTAGAGGAAAAAACCTCTTGAATGGAACTAACTTTGCCTCAGCTGCTTCTGGTTACTTAGATGCTACAGCCACACTATAT AATGCTGTTCCATTGAGCCATCAGCTGGAATATTACAAGGATTGTCAGAACAAATTGGTGGAAACAGCAGGGCAATCAAAGGCTGCATCAATTATATCTGATGCTATATATATTGTTACCGCAGGCAGCAGTGACTTTATTCAAAACTTTTACATAAATCCTTTGCTAAACAAGGTTTATACAGCTGATAAATTCTCGGATCTTCTCTTGCAACGCTACTCCAATTTCATTCAG AATTTGCATGCACTAGGAGCAAGGAGAATAGGTGTAACAACATTGCCTCCAATGGGTTGTTTGCCAGCATGCATAACTCTGTTTAATCCTCACAGCAACGAATGCGTGTCGAATTTCAACAATGATGCTATCAACTTCAATGCAAAGCTGAATGCAACTTCTCAGAAGTTGAGACAAATGCTTCCTGGACTCAACTTGGTCGTCCTTGATATCTATCAGCCTCTCTATGACCTTGTCACTAAGCCCCAAGACTATG GATTTTCTGAAGCAAGGAAAGGTTGTTGTGGAACGGGGCTGGTAGAAACAGCAATATTGTGCAACAAGAAGTCCATAGGAACATGTGCTAATGCAACTGAGTATGTATTCTGGGATGGTCTTCATCCCTCAGAGGCTGCAAACCAAGTTTTGGCCAATGATTTGTTAGCTGCTGGCATTTCTCTCATATCCTAA
- the LOC107634126 gene encoding uncharacterized protein LOC107634126 isoform X2 has translation MDYNVAALKVVCSQLKHAREVPNHSQSSYTLGGILFQRVWLQGVLVSDTPLVLDDGTGVIELSVGRDFLHRHWQPGMYVMVVGGYVVGTGDIPMVKRFFYRRYVIAFRQDANGQPIIGYY, from the exons atggattACAACGTAGCAGCGTTGAAGGTGGTGTGCTCGCAGCTGAAGCACGCGCGTGAGGTTCCAAATCACTCTCAAAGCAGTTACACACTCGGTGGCATCCTCTTCCAACGCGTTTGGTTGCAG GGCGTTTTGGTCTCCGACACTCCTCTGGTTCTCGATGACGGCACCGGAGTCATTGAGCTGTCCGTCGGCCGCGATTTCCTCCACCGCCATTGGCAACCTG GGATGTATGTGATGGTAGTTGGAGGTTATGTTGTCGGTACCGGAGACATTCCCATGGTAAAG AGATTTTTTTATAGAAGATATGTAATCGCCTTTCGCCAAGACGCCAACGGCCAACCAATCATTGGATACTATTGA
- the LOC107634126 gene encoding uncharacterized protein LOC107634126 isoform X1: MDYNVAALKVVCSQLKHAREVPNHSQSSYTLGGILFQRVWLQGVLVSDTPLVLDDGTGVIELSVGRDFLHRHWQPGMYVMVVGGYVVGTGDIPMVKVHKIVDLSSWPDREAMWYLEVMEAYKLFYQPLIEDFI, encoded by the exons atggattACAACGTAGCAGCGTTGAAGGTGGTGTGCTCGCAGCTGAAGCACGCGCGTGAGGTTCCAAATCACTCTCAAAGCAGTTACACACTCGGTGGCATCCTCTTCCAACGCGTTTGGTTGCAG GGCGTTTTGGTCTCCGACACTCCTCTGGTTCTCGATGACGGCACCGGAGTCATTGAGCTGTCCGTCGGCCGCGATTTCCTCCACCGCCATTGGCAACCTG GGATGTATGTGATGGTAGTTGGAGGTTATGTTGTCGGTACCGGAGACATTCCCATGGTAAAG GTTCATAAGATTGTTGATCTTTCATCATGGCCTGATCGAGAGGCAATGTGGTATCTTGAAGTGATGGAGGCATATAAACTCTTCTATCAGCCTCTTATTGAAGATTTCATCTAA